From Aegilops tauschii subsp. strangulata cultivar AL8/78 chromosome 5, Aet v6.0, whole genome shotgun sequence:
GTGTGCCGTCTGTGGGAGGCTAGGTCATATGTATAAGGAACATGGTGATGGAGTGCATCCTCCGTCAGCCCTTGTTTTCAAAAACTTGAAGGCAGAGTGGTTCAGAGGAGCAGGACCAGGTCCGGGAGCATCTAGAAACAAAAATAAAGATGCCCCGAATGGTAACAGAAGGCAACAGGACCATACAAGGGAGGACATGGATGAGCAGATGATGGATGCTGGAAACAACAGGAAGCGCCCTCAAGCCTCTGAACCAGCCGCTGCTACGCTGGGTGCACGGACGACCAAATCGTCGGGCTCAAACGAGAGCGCGCTGTTGGCTCTCCCACCGGCGCCTGTCCCGCAAAGCCCTCCACCAAAGCAAGATCCAAAGCGGCCAAAAACATCTGATAATGGACAGAAGAATAGTTAGGACAAGAATTTCACCAAGAAGGGCGGCAAGACAACCGAAGCAACATCGGCGAACTCCCTCGAGGAGTACCGCCGGGCGCAATGAGTATACTAAGTTGGAACTATCGTGGTGCGGGCAAAGCTGCGACGGTTCGAGAGCTTCGCGATTTAGCGAGGAAATTTGCCCATGCCCTCTTGTGTATTGTTGAAACTCAATTGGATAGAGTAAGGGTAGAGAGTTTAGCTGGCACTCTTGGTTTTGATAATGCTTTTGCTGTTAGTAGTCAGGGCCATAGCGGTGGCCTGGGTATTTTCTAGAATAATCTAATAAAGATTGAGATTTTGGGGTGTTCTGTGTATCATATTGATTGCTCTATAGCTGACCCCGGGTCTGCTCCGTGGAGGGCTTCCTGTTTCTATGGCGAAGCACACACCAACTTAAGAAACCAGACATGGGACACAATGAAAGGGATAGCAAATGTGAGCAATCTCCCTTGGGTTTGCATTGGTGATTTCAACGAAGTCCTACGTCCGGAAGAACAGGAAGGGATAGGAGAGAGAAGTAACGCCTAGATCCAAGGCTTTTGGGATGCTGCTGATATTTGCATGTTGATGGACTTGGGATACATAGGCAACTTCTGGACCTTTGAGAAAAAAGTTACGGGGGGCAGCTACACCAGAGTAAGATTGGAccgttgtaacgccccgagaccgacgctccagacggcttccatgtttttcgttgttGTCATGTGTTTCGTTTGTTTGTTGCATTCTTtatcgcatcattcgcattgcatcggcactcgttgccgtCTTTGTTTTTAAAAACTTGCTttcgctcgtagttgccgcgttccccttGCTTTCATTGACCGTTCtgagaccaaccgtgttttcggttccctcttgtcaaaccatCTAACCTCTCTCCTCAGCCCGTGATCCCCTCCCGCGCGTCCGAAAGTTGTTCCGTACCCGACCCGGTTTgttgttaccgttgggtccggatcatcccctaacatctacaaaacatctccgttttgttatttggactccctacctaTTTATTCTCGATCGTCCGATTGCGATCGGAGGGACGAGGTAGCCCCTACCCTAATCTCATTGCAGTATAAATAGTGGACAACCCTAAAATCTAGGGACCTGTCCCATCCTCCCAGCCGCGCCGCTACTCTACCAAATCCCCATCGGGATCCATTCCACCCAACCAGATCGCTCCGACCACCTCCCTCGTTCTGCGTCGCCGCCCAACCACAGCAAGCCCTCCTCGATCATCCATCCACTCCACCAGCCACCCACAAGCTCCCTCACGCTCGAGGTTGTCCTCCTCGTCTCCGCGCCTCTGCTTCGCCAGAGACTggcctcgccgccgcccaagCCCGACCTCTCCTTCAGCCATGCCCGTGCCCTCCTCCACGCGCTGCCCCGCCCGACCTCTCCTTCAGCCGAGCTCCTCTCCCTCGCGCCCGAGACCTCGCCAGCATCCCAGGCCCCGAGCTCCGCAGCGCCATCCCCGCCTCCTCTGTCTCGCGCTCGTCCGCGTCGACGCCGGCAGGCTCCGGCCGGATCGGCTCGGGTCCCCGCTGCTCCTCCTCTGCCGCCCTTGTTGCAAGTCGCCCGGATTCGTCGGACCCCTGCTTCGTTCCCCTCCTAGTCGTGCCGCCGACGAGGTCCCCGACAACCCAGCCAGCGCCGTTTTCTTCTCTGCTCGAGGAACTCCAGCAGCCACGCACGACCGCGTCGACCTCCCCTGCCTCATCTGCGTCGTCGTTGCAACTGGCGCATGCGCCTCTCGCCGACCTTCCTCTCCGCCTCCCCAAGCTGCGGCCTCGCCGGAGAGctcccccgctcccgtcccatcGCGCCGTGCCTGCCTCCTCTGCTTCGCGCTCGTTCGCCGCCGCCAACTCCCTGCCGCTGCCTTCTGCTTCCCCTGCAACGAGCAGAGCCACTGCCGCCCCAACCCGGCGCGCCTCCGCCCCTtctccggccaagtccggcgccCCATGGCCGGATCCGCCGTCGCCTGCTCGTCGGTAGCCGCCCCCGTGCCCGCGACCCCTGCTTCGCCCGTTCATGCGCCGCTGCCCCTGCATCGAGCCGCGTCAGACGGACCAGCGAGGGCACCCTGCTCCCGCTCGTCTTCGTTGACCCGGTCCAGTCGACCGCCAGGTCCACTCCGAGCGTGGGCTGCGAGCCTCTCCAAGGCCTAGCCCAgcgctgctgcctccatccagcCCAGCTCCAGCGCGCCTCAGCCGCAGCCCAGCCGCTTCACCAACGGGCCGTGGCCCATGGGTGAGCTCCCCACAGCTCCTCTCTGTTGGCCCAACAGTGCAGCCAGTTTCGGCCCGTGTAGGTTTTTTTCAGATCTGCGATTTTAGCAATTATCCCAGAAACGTctgttttacagaaaacccctCATGTTCTTGCATATAATAACTAATTAATCATGCATCAGATTTGAATAAACTATATATGAAACATGCTTGGATttttgtctagtttcataatatgccactttcacccatgttaaaattgtttaaattgttgtttgattaaatttgctcaaataacatgcaaaatgatttaattcataactaaataaccgtaactcggattctaataaattatatatgtaaatggggtagaaaaatgcctagtttaacatggtgcacttcattttgctatttaacaacattaaaattgtgttaagggcagaacagtaccaaattaaaatatgcatatgaggatttttccggaattgttgttgattattttcggcctcatttaacttgcttaaatagttagttttgttatgcttcaccttttgccatgtttaacaacatttaatattgttgggtgcataaacgagagagaactaaataattaaatgtggcgtttcgtcaatatgcaactcgttgcatattgagctccacttaatttgtagtgttgtttgttgcatattgccaggccatgcctcattaaaccggacatgcatcatacttgattgtgcttcatgccatgtttctgtggtggttggtttactatgttgtttgtttctttccgggttgcttctctcgttagcttcggtttcgttccgaagttgtgaggattcgttcgactacatccgtttgtcttcttcatggacttgttcttcttcctcgcgggatctcaggcaagatgaccacccctcgaaatcacttctatctttgctctgctagttgctcgttctattgccatgttgcgctacctaccacttgctatatcatgcctcacatactgccatgtcagcctctaaccttttcacccgtcctagcaaaccgttgtttggctatgttaccgcttttgctcagcccctcttatagcgttgctagttgcagatgaagattgctccatgttggattatatttatgttgggatatcacaatatctcttatttaattaatgcatctatatacttggtaaagggtggaaggctcggccttatgcctggtgttttgttccactcttgccgcccctagcttccgtcataccggtgttatgttccttgattttgcgttccttacgtggttgggtgatttatgggacccccttgacagttcgctttgaataaaactcctccagcaaggcccaaccttggttttaccatttgctaccacctatccccttttcccttgggttctatagactcaagggtcatcttatttttaaccccccgggccagtgctccttcgagtgttggtccgaaatgagtagactgcggggccacctcggggaaacttgaggtctggttttactcgtaggatgtctcatccggtgttgccctgagaacgagatatgtgcagctcctatcgggatttgtcggcacatcgggcggctttgctggtcttgttttaccattgtcgaaatgtcttgtaaatcgggattccgagactgatcgggtcttcccgggagaaggtttatccttcgttgatcgtgagagcttataatgggctaagttgggacacccctgcagggtataaactttcgagagccgtgcccgcggttatgtggcagatgggaatttgttaatatccggttgtagagaacttgacacttgaccctaattaaaacgcatcaaccgcgtgtgtagtcgtgatggtctcttctcggcggagtccgagaagtgaacacggtttctgggttatgtttgacctaagtaggagttcaggatcacttcttgatcattgctagttcacgttcgttcctttgcttctcttctcgctcttgtttgcgtaagttagccaccatacttgcttagtcgctgctgcaacctcaccactttacccctttcctacccttaagcttaaatagtcttgatctcgcgggtgtgagattgctgagtcctcgtgactcacagatacttccaaaacagttgcaggtgccgatgagaccagtgcaggtgacgcaactgagctcaagtgggagctcgatgaagatcttgtccgttgtgttgttttcggttcctgttgatcagtagtggagcccagttgggacgatcagggatctagcagttgggttgtcttcttttattttggttccgtagtcggacctatgtgtgtatctctgaatgatgtatgtttttatccatgtattgtgtgaagtggcgattgtaagccaactctctatcccattcttgttcattacatgggattgtgtgaagatgacccttcttgcgactaaaccacaatgcggttatgcctctaagtcgtgcctcgacacgtgggagatatagccgcatcgtgggtgttacaaccGTGCTCTTGCATCTGCAGAGTGGAGCAGCCTGTTTCCGGAGGCGCACCTCAAGCATCTGACAACAGCCACTTCGGACCATTGTCTGATCCTTTTGTCACTCCATGACGAACAAGTCCGCCCTCCAGCGAAGCCACCTTTCCATTATGAGGTCATGTGGGAGTCCCATGAAACTTGGCGGGACACGATCACATAGAATTGGGGTCAGGAACAACCGGCAGTGACGATGGAAGGCCTCCGGGACAAATTGCATGCAATCTCAGGTAACTTGGGTAGATGGAATAAGGAGACTTTTGGGCTGGTCCAGAAAGAGATTAAAGCACTCACAGCGGAGCTCGAGCGCCTTCGGAGTGAACCAACCAGGGTTGGCCCGACACTTGCAGAGCTTAAGGTCAACGAGAAATTAGTGGAATGGTACCATCGGGAGGAATTAATGTGGAGGCAGCGCTCGAGGATAGAGTGGTTATCAGCGGGTGATAGGAACACAAGATTTTTCCATCTGAGAGAGAgcatgaggaggaagaagaatatGATTAAGGCCTTGGCCAATTCCCCGGGAGCCATTATTGATGATCCGGCAGAACTGAGAGTCATGGTGGCAGATTTTTACAAGAATCTATACACTTCAGAAGGAGTCAGCGACATGGACCGGGTCCTCCAGCATGTTCCGGACAAGGTAACCCAACAAATGAATGATTCACTTCTAGCACCATATACTAAGGAGGAAGTGAAGGCTGCACTTTTTTCAGATGTTTCCTACAAAGTCCCCGGGCCCTGATGGGTTCCCTGCACATTTTTATCAGCGGCACTGGGACTTGTGCAGAGACGAGGTCACCAATGTTGTTCTCATAATTGTCCGAGGAGAGGAAAGTGCAGAAAGTGTGAATGACACGGTCCTTGTTGTAATCCCAAAGGTGATGAATCCGACCCTCTTAACCCAGTTCCGCCCCATTAGCTTATGTAATGTTATATACAAAATTTCATCGAAGGTGATTGCAAACAGGTTGAAGAGCATTCTCCCGGACATAATATCAGAGGAGCAATCAGCTTTTGTCCCTGGTAGACTGATAACAGATAATATCATATGTGCTTACGAGTGTCTACATTTTATGAAGAGGAGCAGGGCAAAATCAAACAGCTTTTGTGCGCTGAAGCTGGATACGATGAAGGCATACGACAGGCTTGAGTGGTCTTATCTTCAGGCTATCATGATCAAACTTGGTTTCAGCCAACATTGGGTAAATATTGTTATGAGTATGATCAGCTTTGTTTCTTTCTCGGTACAGTTCAATGGTGAGAAGTTAGAGAAGTTCAAACCATCATGGGGTATTTGACAGGGAGATCCGATCTCCCCCTACCTCTTCTTGATTgcagcagagggcctttcgtgcctctTAAAAAACAGTTCTCAGTCGTCTGCACTCGATGGGATCAAGGTGGCGCCCATAGCTCCGGCAGTGAACCACTCCTGTTCGCGGATGATAGCCTGTTGCTTTTCAAGTCAAGTGTGGAGGGGGCAGTACAAGTATCAAACCTGTTGGACACTTATTGCAATGCTTCAAGACAACGAGTAAATCATGATAAATCTTCTATATTTTTCAGCAAGGGCTGCCCACAGGCATTGAGACACAATATGAAAAACATTATCAATGTCCAAAATGAGACTCTGAATGAGAGGTACCTAGGGATGCCAACAGATGTGGGACAATCAAAGATGGGCACCTTCAGATATCTCAGAGACAGGGTGTGGGAAAAGGTGAAAGGATGGATGGAGAAACTCTTATCGGCAGCTGGCAAGGAAGTCTTGATTAAGGCAGTGGCCCAGGCTTTGCTggtattctcgatggcttgcttCAGGTTGCCAAGGGGGCTGTGCGAAAATATTATGTCCATCATCCGACAGTTTTGGTGGGGCAGCAAGGCGGGCAAGAGGAAACCAAGTTGGGTGGCTTGGGATGTCATGACCAGGCCAAAACATTTGGGTGGACTGGGTTTTCGTGATATGGAGATATTTAATCTGGCTTTGCTTGGACAGGCCTAGAGGGTATTGAATGACCCTAGTTTCCTGAGTGCAAGAATTTTGAAAGCGGCTTACTTCCCGGGTACAACACTGCCTGAAGCCGAGCTTGGAGGGAGACCATCACAAATATGGCGTGCATTGTTGGATGGGAGAGACATGCTGAGACTAGGAATCATTAGGAGAATTGGGAATGGGAGAACAACAGAGATCTGGCACCGCAACTGGCTgccaagtgatacgtctccgtcgtatctacttttccaaacacttttgcccttgttttggactctaacttgcatgatttgaatggaactaacccggactgacgctgttttcagcagaattgccatggtgttatttatgtgcagaaacaaaagttctcggaatgacctgaaacttcacggagattatttttggaaataataaaaatactggcgaaagaatcaaggctagggggcccacaccctttccacgagggtgggggcgcgcctgcccccctgggggGGCCCCCTACCTCGtaggccccctggagctccaccgacctcaactccaactccatatattcgtgttcggggagaaaaagtcagagagaaagattcatcgcgttttacgatacggagccgccgccaagccctaaactctctcgggagggctgatctggagtccgttcgaggctccggagaggggaatccgtcgccatcgtcatcatcaaccatcctccatcaccaatttcatgatgctcaccgccgtgcgtgagtaattccatcgtaggcttgctggacggtgatgggttggatgagatttatcatgtaatcgagttagtttgttagggtttgatccctagtatccactatgttctgagattgatgttgctatgactttgctatgcttaatgcttgtcactagggcccgagtgccatgatttcagatctgaacctattatgttttcatgaatatatgtgagttcttgatcctatcttgcaagtctatagtcacctattatgtgttatgatccggcaaccccgaaatgacaataatcgggaccactcccggtgatgaccatagtttgaggagttcatgtattcattatgtgttaatgctttggtccggtactctattaaaaggaggccttaatatcccttaggaccccgctgccacgggagggtaggacaaaagatgtcatgcaagttctttttcataagcacgtatgactatattcgaaatacatacctacattacattgatgaattggagctagttctgtgtcaccctatgttatgactgttacatgatgaaccgcattcgACATatttctccatcaccgatccaatgcctacgagcttttcacatattgttcttcgcttatttacttttccattgctactgttacaatcactacaaaacccaaaatattacttttgctaccgctaccgttacttccatactactttgctactaaatactttgctgcagatactaagttatccaggtgtggttgaattgacaactcaactgctaatacttgagaatattctttggctccccttgtgtcgaatcaataaatttgggttgaatactctaccctcaaaaactgttgggatcccctatacttgtgggttatcaagactattttctagcgccgttgccggggagcatagctctattcttcgagtcacttgggatttatatctgctggtcactatgaagaacttgaaagacgagaaaactaaaatttatccctcaactacgaggggaggtaaggaactgccatctagctctacacttgattcaccttctgttttgagtaagcttgcgacacctaaacctgcttctgctattaattctgatatgtcgcatgttattgatgatgccacttctgctatgcatgatacttatgatgaaactacttctatgcttgatactactgtaccacttggtgaatttcttgatgaacaacttgctagggctagagagaatgaaattattgaaactgataatattgatgaaagtgatgatgaagattctccccctaaatatgaattgcctgttgtgcctgagggctatgttatggatgaagaaactgctagagactttcttgcttgcaatgatagaagtgatcttaagaaattattagctaagctgaaacaaaaaactctgaatgctagaatgaaatatgatcctgcttatgctacttcacctatctttgttactgataa
This genomic window contains:
- the LOC141022619 gene encoding uncharacterized protein yields the protein MEGLRDKLHAISGNLGRWNKETFGLVQKEIKALTAELERLRSEPTRVGPTLAELKVNEKLVEWYHREELMWRQRSRIEWLSAGDRNTRFFHLRESMRRKKNMIKALANSPGAIIDDPAELRVMVADFYKNLYTSEGVSDMDRVLQHVPDKSPGPDGFPAHFYQRHWDLCRDEVTNVVLIIVRGEESAESVNDTVLVVIPKVIANRLKSILPDIISEEQSAFVPGRLITDNIICAYECLHFMKRSRAKSNSFCALKLDTMKAYDRLEWSYLQAIMIKLGFSQHWFNGENKGCPQALRHNMKNIINVQNETLNERYLGMPTDVGQSKMGTFRYLRDRVWEKVKGWMEKLLSAAGKEVLIKAVAQALLVFSMACFRLPRGLCENIMSIIRQFWWGSKAGKRKPSWVAWDVMTRPKHLGGLGFRDMEIFNLALLGQA
- the LOC120964609 gene encoding uncharacterized protein — translated: MDEQMMDAGNNRKRPQASEPAAATLGARTTKSSGSNESALLALPPAPWTTLKSRDLSHPPSRAATLPNPHRDPFHPTRSLRPPPSFCVAAQPQQALLDHPSTPPATHKLPHARGCPPRLRASASPETGLAAAQARPLLQPCPCPPPRAAPPDLSFSRAPLPRARDLASIPGPELRSAIPASSVSRSSASTPAGSGRIGSGPRCSSSAALVASRPDSSDPCFVPLLVVPPTRSPTTQPAPFSSLLEELQQPRTTASTSPASSASSLQLAHAPLADLPLRLPKLRPRRRAPPLPSHRAVPASSASRSFAAANSLPLPSASPATSRATAAPTRRASAPSPAKSGAPWPDPPSPARR